The Silvibacterium dinghuense DNA window CGGCTTGAGCGCCTCCAGGCGCTGACGGTAGTAGCGGGTGAGGATGGCATGGACGCTGTTCTCGCCTTCATCTTCATTCGACGGCATTTCACGCAGCGCCTTGAGCGCGGCCTTGAGCAGAACGCCGCGGGCCCGGCGCTCATGGTCCAGAATCTCCTCGGATTCGACCACACGCAGCTTGCGGATCATGGCGGGCAGGCTAAGGCCCTGGCCGACGAGGGTTACGAGGATGACGGCAAAGGCGTAAAAGATGATGCGTCCGCGCTGGGGAAAGAGCTCGCCGGTGGAGATGTATTCCGGCAGCGAGAGGGCCGCGGCCAGGGTGAGCACGCCGCGCATGCCGCTCCAGCCCATGACCAGCAGCTCATTGCGGCCGGGCTTGACGATGGGCTGCTTGAGCACACGGGTACGCAGGAACCAGGAGATGCGGGCGCCGGGGAAGATGAAGATCATGCGCACGGCGATGACCACGGCTGAGACCAGCGCCGCGCCGGCGAGCATGTGGGGCCAGTTGAGCTGGCCGTGGATCTCGCGCATGCCGTTCAGAACGGTAGGCAGCTGCAGGCCGATGACGATGAAGACCAGGCCATTGAGGACGAAGTCGATGGTGCTCCAGACGGTGCGGCTGTCGAGCCGGGCCTGGATGGAGAAGCTTTCCGAGGTGGCGCGGCCCAGATAGAGTCCGCAGACGACGGTCGCCAGCACGCCTGATGCGTGGATCGATTCGCCGAGCAGGTAGGCGAAGTAGGGCGTGGCGATGTTGACCAGCAGCGGTACCTCGCTCGAGCGCGGGAAGTGGCGGAGGATGAAGCGCTCGAAGCGCAGGATGAAGAAGCCGACGAGCAGACCGGCGCCAATGCCGCCGAGCATCAGCCAGAAAAATTCGGTGACGCCGCTGGTGAGAGTCGGGATTTCGTTGTCGGTGACCAGGGCGATGGTGAACTGCAGGGCGAGCAGGCCGCTGGCATCGTTGATCAGACTTTCGCCTTCGATGATCTCAAGCACCTCGGCGGGCAGGCCGACGCGCGAGGCGATGGCTCCGACGGCGATGGCGTCGGTCGTAGAGACGACGGCGCCGAGCAGGGCTCCGGTGCGCCAGTCGAACTCCGGCATGAAGAGGTGGGCAATGAGCGAGACGCCGGCGACGGTGAATCCGACCAGGCCCAGGCCAAGCATGGCAATGGTGACGAGATTGAAGCGGAATTCGCGCCACGCGGTATTGAGCGTGCTGGCAAAGAGCAGCGGCGGCAGAACGACGAGGAAGACGAAGGTCGGGTTGATGGAGACGTGGGGGATGAGCGGGAAAAAGCTGAGCACCAGCCCACTGAGCACAAGAACGATGGGATAGGGGGTCCGCAGGCGCTGGGCAAGGGCCGCGAGCGCCGCCACCAGGACGACCAGGACGAGCAGGGTGAGTTCGGTGCTATGGATCCGTGAGCCCAACGTTTCTCCTCAAGAGTCAGGGGATAGTGATGAGATGGCAGCCCCCGGCGATTCGATGAATGATGCCGGATCTTTCGCTTGCCGGGTGGGAGCGCGGTGCCAACTGTGCCCGGTGTGAATTAGACTAATGTGTTTGACTGCCTCGGCGGCGGTGGCCCGCGTGAAAGTGGATCGGCCGGTGACGAGGGATGGACAGGTGCTGTTTCCATCTTGGCCTGCGCCGCGGGATGCCCGGGCTGGGCTGTAGCGTTTTCAGCTTCAGAACCAGAAAGCTCATTTCAGCTTCGCGACCGAAACCATAAGCTTCGCAATCGAAAGGAAATCCATGCCGACCGATGTACTGATGCCCCAGATGGGCGAGTCGATTTTCGAGGGAACGATTACCAAGTGGCTCAAGAAGCCCGGTGACAAGGTGGAGCGGGATGAGCCGCTGTTCGAGATTTCGACCGACAAGGTGGATGCGGAGATTCCTTCGCCCGCCGCTGGCGTGCTGAAGGAGATCAAGGTCGAAGGCGGAGCGACCGTCCAGATCAACACCGTGGTGGCGGTGATCGAGGAAGCGGGCGGTGCGTCGGCTCCTGCTGCCCCTGCTGCTCCCGCGGTTGCGACCCCTGCCGCGGCTCCCGCAGCAGCGCCTGCTGCCCCGGCTGCCGGTCCGGCGACCGACGTGGTGATGCCGCAGATGGGCGAGTCCATCTTCGAGGGCACCATCACCAAGTGGCTCAAGCAGGTGGGCGACAAGGTAGAGCGCGACGAGCCGCTCTTTGAGATTTCGACCGACAAGGTAGATGCGGAGATTCCTTCGCCCGCGGCCGGTACACTGACCGCGATCAAGG harbors:
- a CDS encoding Na+/H+ antiporter: MGSRIHSTELTLLVLVVLVAALAALAQRLRTPYPIVLVLSGLVLSFFPLIPHVSINPTFVFLVVLPPLLFASTLNTAWREFRFNLVTIAMLGLGLVGFTVAGVSLIAHLFMPEFDWRTGALLGAVVSTTDAIAVGAIASRVGLPAEVLEIIEGESLINDASGLLALQFTIALVTDNEIPTLTSGVTEFFWLMLGGIGAGLLVGFFILRFERFILRHFPRSSEVPLLVNIATPYFAYLLGESIHASGVLATVVCGLYLGRATSESFSIQARLDSRTVWSTIDFVLNGLVFIVIGLQLPTVLNGMREIHGQLNWPHMLAGAALVSAVVIAVRMIFIFPGARISWFLRTRVLKQPIVKPGRNELLVMGWSGMRGVLTLAAALSLPEYISTGELFPQRGRIIFYAFAVILVTLVGQGLSLPAMIRKLRVVESEEILDHERRARGVLLKAALKALREMPSNEDEGENSVHAILTRYYRQRLEALKPEDGEPALNQQRKYQEVAATLRRVERAQILRMREQGTFRESTLRDLERELDLLDLRWEK